A region from the Schistocerca serialis cubense isolate TAMUIC-IGC-003099 chromosome 1, iqSchSeri2.2, whole genome shotgun sequence genome encodes:
- the LOC126462132 gene encoding COMM domain-containing protein 10-like, which translates to MASSITASDSLYKAANIVNGLDESKFPLLLSRIAQVMQQCPDDKKPFTEEEQEKLEVSLALDKDDLKLLIESSTLILQQAAYHMMKPTVLQQQLHDVLGLKEEKAKTFAQVWVNSAKGIVEQRRKKSVFPVQLEDVRWKLGLQMASDVQLKQKIPKATFQFGLLSDCEGEKIKENITLEFTHDELFEFHKKLEAIQSQLDALR; encoded by the exons ATGGCTTCATCAATAACAGCCAGTGACAG TCTGTACAAAGCTGCAAACATAGTAAATGGATTGGATGAATCCAAATTTCCACTATTGCTCAGTCGGATTGCGCAGGTAATGCAACAATGTCCAGATGACAAGAAGCCTTTcacagaagaagaacaagaaaaattgGAAGTTTCATTAGCTCTTGATAAAGATGATTTGAAACTTTTAATAGAATCTAGCACTCTCATTCTGCAGCAG GCTGCATACCATATGATGAAACCAACAGTATTACAGCAACAGCtgcatgatgtccttgggttaaagGAAGAGAAAGCCAAAACCTTTGCCCAAGTTTGGGTGAATTCTGCAAAAGGGATAGTTGAACAACGTCGAAAGAAATCTGTTTTTCCAGTACAG CTAGAAGATGTGCGTTGGAAACTGGGTCTGCAGATGGCATCGGATGTTCAACTGAAACAGAAGATTCCAAAGGCTACCTTTCAGTTTGGTTTACTGTCAGATTGTGAAGgtgaaaaaattaaggaaaatatcACATTGGAATTCACTCATGATGAATTGTTTGAATTTCACAAGAAGCTGGAAGCTATTCAAAGCCAACTAGATGCTCTTAGATGA